CGGCCGACCGGGTGCGGCGCACCGCGCTGGCGGTGCTCGCCGAGGGGCAGAGCCGCCGGACCACCGTGGAGGGCGACGCCGGGCTGCTGGACCTCTTCGTCGAGGTGGTGCGTCCCCCGGTGCGGCTGGTCGTCTGCGGAGCCGGCCACGACGCCACCCCGCTGGTGGCGCGGGCGGTGGAGCTGGGGTGGCGGGTGGTAGTGGTCGACCGCCGGGAGGCCTTTCTCACCTCCGAGCGCTTCCCGGGGGCGCGCTTCCTGCAGGTGCCCTTCCGGGAGGCGGGGGCGGCACTCCCGGCGGACGAGCGCACCGCCGTCGTGGTCATGACCCACAACTACCTGCACGACCGCGACGTCCTGCGCGGGCTACTCACGCGGCCGGCCCCCTACCCCTTCTACGTGGGGCTCCTGGGGCCGCGGCTGCGCACGGAGAAGATGCTGGCGGAGCTGGCCGCCGAAGGCGTGACCGTCCCGCCGGCGCTGGCCCCCCGCCTCTTTGCCCCGGTGGGTTTGGACATCGGCAGCGAGGGCCCCGACGAGATCGCGCTCGCGGCGGTGGCGGAGATCATCGCCGCCGAGCGCGGCCGCCCCGGCGGGTTCC
The nucleotide sequence above comes from Armatimonadota bacterium. Encoded proteins:
- a CDS encoding XdhC family protein — encoded protein: MKELLEILRAAEAGRTRGEAMALATIVGVRGSTYRREGARLLVGAGGSLTGNISGGCLEGDVQVVAGEVLAEGRPRLVTYDLTADDDLVWGLGLGCNGAIDVFVEPLDARGLAGLAAVRDLAAAERTAALVTVLAPAEAAGTRLTVYPDGTLEGALPAAGAADRVRRTALAVLAEGQSRRTTVEGDAGLLDLFVEVVRPPVRLVVCGAGHDATPLVARAVELGWRVVVVDRREAFLTSERFPGARFLQVPFREAGAALPADERTAVVVMTHNYLHDRDVLRGLLTRPAPYPFYVGLLGPRLRTEKMLAELAAEGVTVPPALAPRLFAPVGLDIGSEGPDEIALAAVAEIIAAERGRPGGFLRERRAPIHAPTPS